A genomic stretch from Methylorubrum extorquens includes:
- a CDS encoding conserved protein of unknown function (Evidence 4 : Unknown function but conserved in other organisms), which translates to MQSSESEEAMADPSADPNRTDRLQTVSCLERPVVSRVTKGVASAIGKRLSVDKDGALPDRLASLVDRLQAGPLGRTSLKHRRVA; encoded by the coding sequence ATGCAATCGTCCGAGAGCGAGGAAGCGATGGCTGATCCGAGCGCCGACCCGAACCGAACGGACCGACTGCAGACGGTGTCCTGCCTCGAGCGGCCCGTCGTCAGCCGGGTGACCAAAGGTGTCGCCTCCGCCATCGGCAAGCGCCTGTCCGTCGATAAGGACGGCGCCCTGCCCGATCGCCTCGCCTCCCTCGTGGATCGTCTCCAGGCCGGACCTCTCGGCCGCACCTCCCTCAAGCATCGTCGAGTTGCCTGA
- a CDS encoding conserved exported protein of unknown function (Evidence 4 : Unknown function but conserved in other organisms) translates to MRRTCLGACAGLVLLAGMSAPAQAENRTAMSVGAGAVAGALVAGPVGAVVGAVAGGFIGSNSSARPRSTRKRRAALRRSVRAPRRAAMAEPAVARSEAPRVMTTGGASAAAPVRSGWQDPR, encoded by the coding sequence ATGCGAAGAACCTGCCTCGGCGCCTGTGCCGGCCTTGTGCTGCTCGCAGGAATGTCCGCACCCGCGCAGGCCGAGAACCGGACGGCGATGAGTGTCGGAGCCGGTGCCGTGGCCGGTGCGCTCGTGGCCGGGCCGGTCGGCGCCGTGGTGGGCGCGGTGGCCGGTGGCTTCATCGGCTCGAACAGCAGCGCGCGTCCCCGTTCCACCCGCAAGCGCCGCGCCGCCCTGCGCCGGTCGGTCCGTGCGCCCCGCCGCGCGGCGATGGCCGAGCCGGCGGTCGCCCGCTCCGAGGCGCCGCGGGTGATGACCACCGGTGGCGCGAGCGCCGCCGCACCGGTCCGTTCCGGCTGGCAGGATCCGCGTTGA
- a CDS encoding protein of unknown function (Evidence 5 : Unknown function) has protein sequence MRLARRAARYRAVRRRDRDGHRRGGRRAPRPAARADPGPAAAPRPRPQRHLLRALRDGAGSRAAGGCRPGVRAVLHRGDRIGWPRADRLRGAGRQGRARRRSAGRRRHGARHRSAGPSIAPAARGQRPGLSKNKREFSLCLRLYGQVTKQNQVNLSSRSNVKGVLEVLFEGTTGCEEPASAPVPALCCSQECPHPRRPRTGRR, from the coding sequence GTGCGGCTGGCTCGGCGAGCGGCTCGGTATCGTGCCGTGCGTCGTCGCGACCGAGACGGCCACCGCCGTGGGGGTCGCCGCGCTCCTCGTCCTGCCGCTCGGGCCGACCCTGGCCCTGCTGCCGCTCCTCGGCCTCGTCCTCAACGGCACCTCCTCCGTGCTCTACGGGACGGTGCCGGATCTCGCGCCGCGGGGGGATGTCGGCCGGGCGTTCGCGCTGTTCTACACCGCGGTGATCGGATCGGGTGGCCTCGCGCCGATCGCCTACGGGGCGCTGGGCGACAGGGCCGGGCCCGCCGTCGGTCTGCTGGCCGCCGCCGCCACGGCGCTCGCCATCGTTCCGCTGGTCCTTCGATTGCGCCGGCCGCTCGCGGCCAGCGGCCAGGCTTGAGCAAGAACAAACGCGAATTCAGCCTTTGTCTTCGGCTATACGGCCAAGTCACGAAACAAAATCAGGTCAACCTTTCGTCAAGATCGAACGTCAAGGGCGTCCTCGAAGTGCTTTTCGAAGGGACGACCGGATGCGAAGAACCTGCCTCGGCGCCTGTGCCGGCCTTGTGCTGCTCGCAGGAATGTCCGCACCCGCGCAGGCCGAGAACCGGACGGCGATGA
- a CDS encoding conserved protein of unknown function (Evidence 4 : Unknown function but conserved in other organisms), whose protein sequence is MSKFDRALNDAAVVPFPAAAAEAVADENVASIIEVLQDQLKLAREGKLRSVAVVSVSNDGSAIGTQWSCAHGDVASLIGKLTVLSHDMMAARN, encoded by the coding sequence ATGTCCAAGTTCGATCGCGCCCTCAACGACGCCGCCGTAGTCCCCTTCCCCGCCGCCGCCGCCGAGGCGGTGGCCGACGAGAACGTCGCCTCGATCATCGAGGTGCTTCAGGATCAGCTCAAGCTCGCCCGCGAGGGCAAGCTGCGCTCGGTCGCCGTGGTCTCGGTCTCGAACGATGGCAGCGCCATCGGCACGCAATGGTCCTGTGCCCATGGCGACGTGGCGAGCCTGATCGGCAAGCTCACCGTCCTGTCCCACGACATGATGGCCGCGCGGAACTGA
- a CDS encoding protein of unknown function (Evidence 5 : Unknown function), with the protein MLVFARRVVPRMAPNGSEPRPIRPERNTLDAQMQRIWLSGCTPDRRIHTESVGRKPSGHDDPAATGLTAT; encoded by the coding sequence TTGTTGGTGTTCGCCCGACGCGTCGTGCCGCGCATGGCCCCGAACGGGTCGGAGCCGCGCCCGATCAGGCCCGAACGCAACACCCTGGACGCGCAAATGCAGCGCATCTGGCTTTCTGGTTGCACGCCCGACCGGCGCATTCATACTGAGAGCGTTGGACGCAAACCTTCCGGTCACGACGACCCTGCGGCTACGGGGCTTACGGCGACTTAG